In one window of Salvia splendens isolate huo1 unplaced genomic scaffold, SspV2 ctg1119, whole genome shotgun sequence DNA:
- the LOC121788681 gene encoding protein ANTAGONIST OF LIKE HETEROCHROMATIN PROTEIN 1-like has protein sequence MSDNDATKQVARNAPIELLILLEEILRNHRTNMLLVTMIITLGSSTARKRKRGGGRFTPEVMIEAIPAHVKQLDRLVRLSDRSCVDNLRMDRNTFGRLCRILRDRAGLVDQKFVTVEVQVAMFLSILAHHKKTRVVGHDFMRSSETVSKYTHMVLRGVLTLHDIFLVKPEPVGDDCVDFRWKWFKGCLGALDGTYIHVRVPIGDAPRYRNRKGQISTNTLAVCDRQLRFVYVLPGWEGSAGDSRILRDAIIRPLGLKVPKDCYYLCDNAYANSEGFITPYKGVRYHLKEWGHGSHAPQTREELFNLRHSKARNVIERSFAVLKMRWGILRSPSFYPIEVQTGLIIACFLLHNFIRTHMEVDPYDELVGEHEEEGYGSDHDDTVVPTITTVAPTPLWTKKRDDLATAMWANGTNI, from the exons ATGTCCGACAACGACGCAACTAAGCAG GTGGCTAGAAATGCACCAATCGAGCTATTGATCTTACTTGAGGAAATACTAAGAAATCATCGGACAAACATGCTTCTCGTCACCATGATTATCACCCTGGGCAGTTCCACCGCACGGAAAAGGAAACGGGGGGGGGGAAGATTCACCCCAGAGGTAATGATTGAAGCCATTCCGGCTCATGTAAAGCAGCTGGATAGGCTTGTCCGGCTTTCTGACCGTTCCTGCGTAGACAATTTGCGGATGGATAGAAACACGTTTGGTAGATTGTGTCGCATCTTACGTGACCGTGCTGGATTAGTAGATCAAAAATTTGTCACCGTTGAGGTACAAGTTGCTATGTTTTTGTCCATTTTAGCTCACCACAAAAAGACTCGGGTTGTAGGACACGATTTCATGCGTTCATCTGAAACAGTGTCTAAATACACACATATGGTGCTCCGTGGGGTACTTACTTTGCATGATATTTTTTTGGTGAAGCCGGAACCTGTTGGTGATGACTGTGTGGATTTCAGATGGAAGTGGTTTAAG GGCTGTCTTGGAGCTCTAGACGGAACATACATACACGTACGCGTGCCGATTGGTGACGCACCTCGTTATCGTAATAGAAAAGGACAGATATCCACAAATACACTTGCCGTATGCGATCGCCAACTTAGGTTCGTGTATGTTCTGCCAGGATGGGAGGGTTCAGCTGGTGATTCGCGCATATTACGTGATGCCATTATCCGGCCGCTCGGACTTAAAGTACCCAAAG ATTGCTATTACTTATGCGATAATGCATATGCAAACAGCGAGGGCTTCATCACTCCGTACAAAGGTGTTCGCTACCATTTGAAGGAATGGGGTCATGGCAGCCATGCACCGCAAACAAGAGAGGAATTGTTCAATCTGAGGCATTCTAAAGCTCGGAATGTTATTGAGCGTTCATTTGCAGTACTTAAGATGCGTTGGGGAATACTTCGCAGTCCAAGTTTCTATCCTATTGAGGTCCAAACGGGTTTGATCATCGCATGTTTCTTGCTCCATAACTTTATACGCACTCATATGGAGGTGGATCCGTATGACGAATTGGTAGGAGAACACGAAGAAGAGGGGTATGGAAGTGATCACGATGATACTGTCGTGCCCACTATAACTACGGTCGCGCCAACACCATTGTGGACGAAGAAGAGGGACGACCTTGCTACTGCAATGTGGgctaatggaacaaatatttgA
- the LOC121788677 gene encoding B3 domain-containing protein At5g18000-like encodes MHGHALPFDCRLVWPNGIRYRVRIVKLGHGFFFTSGWRDFVRATGVGQGDHLTFTLVDAGVFDVKRYASETQCHPPEDVDDTYIHTLILFVVVEDDALEGSHGPDIDTSEEYVPSGTESETTMEEEYVDDSRALTIDGVPSFEITLNSENINRRLEIPYGFWQRHIPIGAIQGGLYLVTERGIWPCTLKHNSSKIWVKNGWNRFKYEHNVVVGVRCQFKLVDAFEVQFRVSFDRP; translated from the exons ATGCATGGGCATGCCTTACCGTTCGACTGTAGGCTCGTGTGGCCGAATGGAATCCGCTACAGAGTGCGCATTGTAAAGCTTGGCCATGGGTTCTTCTTCACATCCGGATGGAGAGATTTCGTTCGTGCAACCGGCGTTGGACAAGGCGATCATCTGACCTTCACATTGGTGGATGCGGGAGTCTTCGATGTTAAACGGTATGCGAGTGAAACGCAATGTCACCCGCCTGAAGATGTTGACG ATACTTACATACACACACTCATATTGTTTGTAGTCGTTGAAGACGACGCTCTGGAAGGTAGCCATGGCCCAGACATCGATACGTCTGAAGAGTACGTGCCATCAGGCACTGAATCTGAAACAACAATGGAGGAGGAATACGTGGACGACAGCCGGGCGCTCACAATCGACGGCGTCCCTTCTTTCGAAATTACGCTCAACTCGGAGAACATCAATCGTAGGCTAGAAATCCCGTATGGCTTTTGGCAACGCCATATCCCCATTGGGGCAATACAAGGGGGACTGTATCTGGTGACCGAAAGGGGGATATGGCCATGTACTCTCAAACACAACTCCTCGAAGATATGGGTGAAGAATGGGTGGAATCGTTTCAAATACGAGCACAATGTTGTTGTGGGGGTTCGTTGCCAATTCAAGCTTGTTGATGCCTTCGAAGTCCAGTTTCGCGTGTCGTTTGATCGTCCCTAA
- the LOC121788678 gene encoding B3 domain-containing protein REM20-like: protein MADDNPYGEYHRRPSFIKVFSGSRNKEELRLPPQWVAEYGTDLPVDCQLVMPNGNRWQVRLIQIASGCHFCVGWSEFRLSNNISHGEKLTFTLVDVGIFHVKRYKAGTGCPPRGDLESEHLV from the exons ATGGCGGACGACAACCCATACGGCGAATACCATAGGCGTCCTTCCTTCATCAAAGTGTTTTCCGGCTCTCGCAACAAAGAGGAATTG CGTTTACCTCCACAATGGGTTGCGGAATATGGTACTGACTTGCCGGTCGACTGTCAGCTCGTCATGCCAAATGGAAACCGCTGGCAAGTCCGCCTGATTCAAATAGCCAGTGGATGCCACTTTTGCGTTGGATGGTCGGAATTCCGGCTGTCCAATAATATTTCACATGGTGAGAAACTAACATTCACCCTAGTCGACGTGGGCATTTTCCACGTAAAAAGATACAAGGCCGGAACCGGTTGCCCCCCACGAGGTGATCTCGAAAGTGAGCATCTTGTGTAG